A stretch of the bacterium genome encodes the following:
- a CDS encoding four helix bundle protein, translated as MLKESKVFDLEERLIDFAVRIIRVAESLPKTKVGNHIAGQLIRCGTSPAPNYGEAQSAESRADFIHKMKVCLKELRETRIWLLMIVRASLMKSPSKLESLIDENNELISIFATSIKTAKQKNTKTS; from the coding sequence ATGTTGAAAGAAAGTAAAGTATTTGATCTTGAAGAGCGTTTAATAGATTTTGCCGTCCGTATTATTCGTGTAGCGGAATCTTTGCCAAAGACAAAAGTAGGAAATCACATTGCAGGTCAGCTCATTCGTTGTGGCACCTCCCCTGCTCCCAATTATGGTGAAGCTCAAAGCGCAGAATCTCGGGCTGATTTTATCCACAAGATGAAAGTATGCCTTAAAGAATTGCGAGAAACAAGGATATGGTTGCTTATGATTGTAAGGGCAAGTCTTATGAAGTCTCCATCAAAACTTGAGTCCTTGATCGATGAAAATAATGAGTTGATTTCGATCTTTGCAACAAGTATAAAAACAGCCAAACAGAAGAATACCAAAACTTCATAA